In Alphaproteobacteria bacterium, the genomic window TTTTTCAACGCTGAGGAACGTCCCTTTACCTTTAAATCTTTGATCGGAAAAACAGAATCACCGTCTTTTAAAATATTTCCATTACAGCCTTTTGTTTCAACGATATCCGTCATGGAGCCTCCTGGCTTTAACTTTAAATGGTTAA contains:
- a CDS encoding alkylphosphonate utilization protein, whose protein sequence is MTDIVETKGCNGNILKDGDSVFPIKDLKVKGRSSALKKGTIIKKIRLTSDPDEIECNAPAIKGLVLKTCFVKKA